The genomic DNA GTGAAGTTGCTCAGCCGCTTTTTGAAGCGTGCCGCAATCGGTCACAATCACAAAAGCTTGTATAAGATCAAGGCGATTCATAGGTATTACACTTTATTCAACATACATTAAAATTTTATAGATTTATTGAATATATATCAAGTTATAAAATTATCCTGAAAGAAGGAGTTTTATAATGAAAAATACAAACAATCACTACCGAAAAGGCAGCCATCAAGAAAGCGGACGAGAGCTTTCTGACCTCACTCACAGGGCACAGTCAGTTGAGCAATGGGTACACCCAGAAACACAAACGCCCCTACCCTTAGAGCTGATGTGCAGAATCTTCAAACACCTGCCCGGCCTAGAAGAGGGTCAGCAGAGCTTGATAAGCCTACTCTATGTGAACCATTACGTGAGAATGGCGGCACTGCATCACTTAGCCTTTGACAGACAGTACTTTCATCCATCATTCACAAAGGCCGGCTTGTTTTCATTGCGAAATCGCCATGTCACAGCGAACCTGCTAATTGAAAACCTGGTTCGCCGAATCAGTGACAATGAAAAGCGTCTAAACATCTTATCGTTTTGTTACGATATCGACCGATATAATAAAATCATGGCCGCCCTTCCCCTCAAGACCTTTATGTATGGGTTAAATGACAAGCCTGAAGAGCTTGCCGACTGGATTATTCGACTTATGAAGGGCCCCCTGTTTCGAGAATTTTGCCAAAATAACGCAAACTTACTGCACAAAAAATTTGAAGAAACCGGGTTTAAAGGCGTCATGCAAGCTTACAACTCGCTAAGGCAAGCCGAAGAAGCACCTTACTCTTCAAACGATATTCCGTGTGTATCGTGGGTCTAATAGCCAGGAGATATCACAAGGCTCATCAACAGCGCACGCCAGCTCAATACGCCGATCATCAGAAAAGATTGGCGTGTTGAACCCGCGCGCATTTTTAGATGTCCAAAGCTCAGCTTTATCCCCCTGTACACGAATCGCTTGGCCTTCGTATAAACCTAACACTGTTTTGCCAGGGTTAAAGATACAAAATTCTTTTAAACGAAGATCGCGTGTTTCGCCCTGGTGAGCAGGGTCATGCATGCTGTCGTCCATGTAGTGACAGTTAAGCTGAAAAGGAATCAAACCAAGACTGATCAGGTCGATAACATCGTTCGCCGGCCCCGGCATATCATTGTTCGTTTTAATCGTGGGGCAAGTGATTAATGTGCCCGCGCTACTGCCCATGTAGGGTAAGCCTGCGCTTGCCGCTTCGCGAAGCACAGCCAAAGCCCCCGTGCTTTGAAGCTTATAAAGCAAGGTCGGTGTATGACCACCGCCCACAAACACACCACCAACTTTAAACAAATCAACCTCTGTTATTCCACCTTTGGGGGCACACACACAAGCAATTCCCATGCGCTGCAGGCGATCTTGAGTGCTTTTAAAGTAATCGGCCTCAGACAGGCCACCAGCGCGCGCATACGGCACGAACATAATCGGCTTGCCTTGCGTAGCCTCTTCTGTGAAAAAAGCGTTTATCCATTTCTCAGCCCAGTCAAACAGGCCTGGCTTCTCGCCTTTCGGCAAACTGCCAGCAGCTTTACTGCCCGATAATAGCAAAAGATTAAGCTTGTGATTTTTCATGTGGATCGTTATCCAGTAAAAACAGTGTTAAATAAAATGCACACAACATCGGGTCAAGCACAGTAACTTGATACCCTTTTTGCCGAAGCGCCGCTTGCAGAGGTTTAGCCATGCTCGTAAAAGCCGTGCAACCAAAAACCAGCTTATCCACCGATTGCGTCTTGATGAAATTCTCTGCCTGTATCAACAACTCATCAAAAAGCGCGTCGTGATCAAGTAAGAGACTGAGATCGTGCAGTTTCATATCATGCGCGTAAAAATCTGACACCGAATAGCCGTAATCCAACCAGAGTGTTTTAAAGAGTGTCACGAGCTCGGCGTTGAGCGACAAAATGCCGAAACGTTGTCCGTCGATAAGCGCCGCCATTTTAAATGTCGCATAAGAAGGGCCGATAACCGGGATGTTAACCCCCTGCTCTCTAGCTTCCTTCATGGCCACATCAGCCATGCAATCGGTGATCACGCCACCAACCCCCGCTTCGCAAGCTTGCTGAATTTTTTCAAGGCAGAAGGGCAAGGCCTCAAGGTGGGTTGCCTCAGAATCGATAAACGCAGGCCCCTGATCAAGGTGGGTATGACTAAGCTCAACCCCTCTCCCCTTTAAATAATCAAAATCCTTAGGATCTCGACCGATCTCAAGCGGCGCGATGGGAGTGATGATACGTATCTCTTTCATAAGCCAGCCTATTTTAATCTTAGAACTATAATACGTCCCCATGAGCTCATAAACAAGCTCGCCGGAAATTGGATAACCCACCCTCGCAAGTTATCCCAAGCCATCATGGAAAAACCAAACACAGATTTACAGGACAGTGATCTTTTTGCTAGCGCGTTTAAATACGCCGCCATTGGCATGGCGCTCGTCTCCCCTGACGGCCAGTTTCTTTACGTCAACGAGGCGTTATGCAAAATGCTGGGCTATAGCGAAAAGGAAACGCCGCGGCGGCAACAACTACCGGAACTCCAAACTGGCCTTAGAGATTTTGTGCTACATGAAGCAGCTCAATGCATTAAGTTTCTAAAAAAGCGCATAAAAAACCCCTTTCGCATCAGCATTAACTTATCACCCAAACAACTTGATTAAAGCTATCAGCAACCTCGCCAAAGCGTTAAGCTTGCCCACAGTTGCCGAAGGTGTAGAAACCCAAGCACCGCATGGCTATTTAAAGTCACTGGGCTGCGATTACGCTCAAGGCTTTCTTTTCTCGAAAGCGATTCCTTTTGATGATCTCTTGAAATTTGCTCCAGAAAAAACACAAAAAGACTATTGAGCTAACAAATAATTTCGGATATCATTCCCTTCACTCTTCCAAGCCCTCCGCCCCCATAAAACGAAAAACTGATTGGTAGCTTTATAATGAAACTGACTTCTAAGCAACGTCTGTGCGCATTTTTTGTGAACCTGCTTATTCCTTTAAGCGGTATGAGCACAGACATTTACTTACCCTCATTACCAGCTATGAGCATGAAATTTCATGTTACAAAAGCCATGGTACAGCTCACCGTCACAAGCTTTACGCTTGCAATGGCTATATCACAACTCTTTGCAGGGCCAATTTCCGATGCTCTTGGGCGAAAAAAACTGATTATGGGTTCAACGCTGCTCCAACTGCTCAGTATCATTGGTATTTTATTCTCACCCAGCATGAACAGCATGATCGCCTTACGTTTCATTCAGGGCTTTAGCGTCGGCTTTATGATCGTGCCGGCTCGAGCCATATTAAGCGATGTATTTGAGGGCGATGCCTTAAAAAAACAGTTCAACTATGCCACCATCGCCTTTGCGCTGGGCCCCATTATCGCCCCCTTTATCGGGGGCCACTTGCAAGCCTATTTTGGCTGGCAAGCTAACTTTATTTTCATCCTGATTTATATCATTGTGATCCTGCTATTCACATTATTTTTATACCGCGAAACACTCAAAAACTCGCGTCAATTTTCGTTACATCATCTATGGAAAAACTACTATCAAATATCGAAGAATCATTACTTTTTATTCTGCTCACTATTTGTAGGCATCGCCTACGGTTATAGCGTTCTATTCAGTGTCTCAGGTCCCTTCTTGGTACAAGTTACACTACATCAAAGCGCCATCAGCTATGGCTTTATCGCGTTACTGATGGGGCTGGCCTGGTTTCTCGGCAACACCATTAACCGAGTGCTATTTAACTACAGCAAAAAGCTAAAAGTGAACTGCGCACTGTCAGGGATTTTTTTATCCGCCGTTGCGTTATTACTCTTTGCAAAATTTGGGTTTTTAAATCTACTCGCGCTTGTCATACCAACATTTATCTCAGTAATGCTAAGCGGCCTTATTTTCCCAGTTTATATCTCAGAGTGCCTAATCACTTTTAAGGAGCTTGCCGCCTCTGCGAATGCTTTTTTGTTTAGCGTAGTTTGGGTAATGTTTAGTGGGTTCACCCTAGTCTCAAGCCAACTAAAATCACAAACTCTTTACCCATATGGCATCGCATTTATGGGCACTTGCCTACTCAGCATGTTAGTGTACTACGGCTTTATTGCTCGAACTAAGCATTAAGGCAGCGTCCGAGGCGATACAATAGAAACAAACTCACAAGGCTCAAGCCAAAAAAATAGGCTGGCATGGCCACTAAACCAAAATGTCCAAGCCATGCCATGGCCGCCGTGATTAACGACACCAACAAATAATACGATAAGCCAAATACAGCGCCCGCTGTACCCAGCGCTTCTTTGTAGTGCACCAAAGCCTGGCCTAATGCAATGGGTGTCACAAAACCGTATGTTGTAAATACCAGGCCCATCATTGGCAACATAATCAACACCAAGGAAACAACAGGATGATTAGCGCTCACCCAGCCCAAGACGACAAAAGATAACATCGCTGCACTGCAGAGCAACATCAATACACCGCCGAGGATTAACAAAGCCCTGTAGCCTAAGTGCTTGCTCAAACGACGCGAAACAAACCCGGCACTGAGCGCAGAAAAGGCCAAGAGCAACCCTAAGCGACCAAATTGAATGGGCGTAAAGTGTAACATTTTGATAAAAACAAACGGACCTTGTGCGTAGTAACTGAATAAGATACCGTTCATAATACCTACCAAGCCCGAAGCCGACAGCACGCGCACATCACAAAGCATGCGCTTTAATACTGGCCAAACCGCTGACACTGTCATGCCTTTCGCGCGGGTTTCAGGCAGGCGAAGACTGGAAGCACAAAGTATCGCCAAACCCAAAACAAGCAACAAGATAAAGTTACTTTCCCAGCCAAACCACTGCGTGAGGTAGCCGCCAACAAACGGACCCACTGTGATGCACACAGCCAACACCACGCCGCTTAAAGAAAAAAACTGATGACGCTGACTATCATGCAAAGCTTCGCGCGCAATGGCTTGGCCCACCACAGAACAAGCGCTGCCGCCAAAACCTTGGACCAAGCGTGCGAACAATAAAACGTCGATACTGTGTGACAACGCACATAATAAAGCGCCTAAGGCATAAACAACTAAGCCAGACAATATCGCAACACGGCGACCCCAATGATCCGACAAACGCCCAAAGGAAAAAACACCGACCGCAAAGCCGATAAAGTACAAGGTCAATGTCCATTGCGCCAAAGTGTTACTCGTCGCCAGCGCATGCGCCATAGTCGGTAACGCAGGAGAATAAATATTTTCACTGAACTGCGGAAAGCCCAACAAAATGAGCAATAGCCAAACTGGCGCTGTTTTTATCATGACTGTTTTCCTTTTGTAAATTCTGCTAAACAGCAATTTAAAATTAACTGTTTATACGCTTGCTTTTGTGCACGGCTCAGTTGGATATGCGTTTGCAAAAACGGCGCATAGCAACTGTAGGCGATAAACAACATCACCAAATCAATATCCACCCCTACTTTCAACTCACCTCGACGCAGGAGTACTTTGAGCGCCTTTTTCCAACGCTCAGGCGAGGTGTATTCATTCCCCACGATAGCATCACCCTCTTTCACCACATGCTGCCAAGCCATCAACCTGGCAAGTTCAGGATGATTCTCATACGTGTTAAATCGATCATCTAAAAGACTTTCAAAAAATCCTGCCGCTGTCGTCATATCGTACTCGACATGCGCTTGCGTCGGCGCTGAAATCATGGCCTTGACCTCACACCACAAATTCGCTTTATCCGAAAAATGATGAAACAACAACGCCTTATTCACGCCGGCTAATTTAGCGATGGCACTCATTGAAGCGCCATCAAAGCCTTTCTCTAAAAAAAGCTGTTTAGATGAGTCTAAAATACGCTCGCGGGTTTTATCGGCCGAGGGGCGTTGTGTTTTTTGAGCCATGCGAAACCTTGATAGTTAACCTATAGGTCAATCATCTTATATTAAATTAACCAATTGGTCAAATATTGACGGTAAATAATGGCGCGGAGGTTTACACTGGAAAAGCAGAGATATTAAAGCAGCTCAGCGATATACACTTCATACGGTTTTGAAAGGCAACTCGCTAAGCGTTGCCCCAGCGCTTGCACGTAGGACTTCTCAAATTGTTTAGCATGCTGCTCAGCACTTTGCCATTGCTCGTACAGAATGAACTGATGTTCATTATCTTTCACGCGATGAACATGATAAAGTACACTTGCAGGCTCAGCCCGGCTGCCATCTGCCAAGTCTTTTAAAATCTGTTCAAGCTCAGCCTCTAACCCCGGCCTGGCTTCTAGCATGACCAGTACTGTATGCATAAACCCTCACTTGTTAACGAAACCTTAAGTTTAGAGAGTGTAACATACCACAATTTAATTGGAGAGCAGTCAACATGGAACCTGGTATTCTAGATCAACCGGGCTATGACGGAGACACCGAACAGAAAGCCGTTAGGGCAGCATACATCAAACATCTTCAACCCTTAACAGAAAAACGAGAACCAAAAGAAAGAACGCAACCTCAACGCCAACGTGACGCCATAGCCAGACTATTTCACGGCAAAGAAACCTGTGCAGCCGTTAGATACTCAGATAAAGAACAAGAAATTCAAATTGCAAGCAACGCTATTCATGCTCGCTCTCAACAAACCAACCAACATATTCGTGACATTACTGAGATGGCATCACTACTGTCTAATCAAAAAATTGACATGAAAGATGCCATTGTATTACTAAGCAATGGCGTTGCTGCACAGCTTCAAAATGATCATTGGCGTATATTCAAGGCAGCCAACACTGATTTACTTAAAAAGAAAATCATCAATCAGTTCTGCGATCTATTCAAGTCAGGAAAGGAAACAAAACACTGGCGAGACCAAAAAATTCGCGAACTTGCTGAACCAAAATCAGATAAAGACATTAAAGTTCTTCGTGCCGTTTCAAGAATGGCAAGAGATTTTATTAAAATTCGTCGCGCGATATCAAAAGCAATGAGCATAGCACCTAGTGAACCAGGCATATTGCAAGCTATTGCGAACAAAAAACTTTCGATACTTAAACTAAGTGAAGCAGAGGTTCACGCAGAAATGCGCATTATTGACAGAATGATAGCTGAAAAAACCCCCATTACTCCAGAAGAGTATATTGGCATATCACGACTTTGCTGTCCTCGCTGCGCCCTAGTTGTTGATTCACTCAAGATTAACACCGCAGGCCATCACCCCAATATCGGCAGAAACTGGGCGTTACCCAATTTTTTTAAGTCGCAGAGCCCACAACGAGATTGCGTGATCGGTGATGAGGCTGCTGAGCATTTAAAAAGAATTCCACCAACCAATCAAACAGGCACCCTATCTTTTCTCACAGATGGAAAAAAGCTTGGTCTTCAAAAAAGAAAAGGATACACCTTTCATGACTCATCTGACAGCGATGATCAATTTGGTATCAGTGACGATGAAAACGAAGTGGCAGATCTAAAGACCAACGAGCTTTTTCAGCTCCAAGTTATCAAAGAAGATCATTATGAAGAATATTTTAACCTATTGCGTCATATGCCACATGCGAGCATCGCAAGGCTTTATCAAAACGATCAAGCTGGGTTTCTTACGCTCGGATCACGCCATGTTGCACGACTGGTGAATCCTGATGAATTCGATGACGCTTTAGACTTCGATGAGCTTTTTGAGGTATACAATGACGATAGAGAGCTATTCGACTACTTCATAAGGGATAAAAACGATCTAATGTCTCAAGCTGGCCCACAGAGATTATTAGAATTATATAAAGAAAAACTAGCAGAAAAGAGATACAGATTAAAGCATAACATTGGTATTGATGATATTTATCCTTATGATGTGGATGCAAACGTTAAAGCCGAATTTGAGTCAGAAGAAGGCCTCGAATCATACGATAACGGCAGTGATGACTCACAAAGTAGAGACGATGACGATCACACTGAAAATCACTACTACCCACCAGGCACTCGAAACCCTTATGACGCAGATGATGATGACAGTGACGACTCTTGTGACCGATGTAGGCCGTACTAATACTGGGCAGCCCCGATGAGTGCCTTTTTTTCAGCCACACTCATCCGCTTAATCTTCGCCTCCATCGACAAAGCCTCGCTGCGATCTTCAAACGCCCAATACGCTGCCAAGCGCTTGGGTGGAAAGCTTCGCGTATACTTACACTTCGCACTACCGGCTACGTGTTCAGCATAACGGCGCTCGATATCGGTCGTAAAGCCTGTATAC from Gammaproteobacteria bacterium CG11_big_fil_rev_8_21_14_0_20_46_22 includes the following:
- a CDS encoding endonuclease, whose product is MTQYFVYIIECENGALYTGFTTDIERRYAEHVAGSAKCKYTRSFPPKRLAAYWAFEDRSEALSMEAKIKRMSVAEKKALIGAAQY
- a CDS encoding dipeptidase PepE, with translation MKNHKLNLLLLSGSKAAGSLPKGEKPGLFDWAEKWINAFFTEEATQGKPIMFVPYARAGGLSEADYFKSTQDRLQRMGIACVCAPKGGITEVDLFKVGGVFVGGGHTPTLLYKLQSTGALAVLREAASAGLPYMGSSAGTLITCPTIKTNNDMPGPANDVIDLISLGLIPFQLNCHYMDDSMHDPAHQGETRDLRLKEFCIFNPGKTVLGLYEGQAIRVQGDKAELWTSKNARGFNTPIFSDDRRIELACAVDEPCDISWLLDPRYTRNIV
- a CDS encoding MFS transporter produces the protein MKLTSKQRLCAFFVNLLIPLSGMSTDIYLPSLPAMSMKFHVTKAMVQLTVTSFTLAMAISQLFAGPISDALGRKKLIMGSTLLQLLSIIGILFSPSMNSMIALRFIQGFSVGFMIVPARAILSDVFEGDALKKQFNYATIAFALGPIIAPFIGGHLQAYFGWQANFIFILIYIIVILLFTLFLYRETLKNSRQFSLHHLWKNYYQISKNHYFLFCSLFVGIAYGYSVLFSVSGPFLVQVTLHQSAISYGFIALLMGLAWFLGNTINRVLFNYSKKLKVNCALSGIFLSAVALLLFAKFGFLNLLALVIPTFISVMLSGLIFPVYISECLITFKELAASANAFLFSVVWVMFSGFTLVSSQLKSQTLYPYGIAFMGTCLLSMLVYYGFIARTKH
- a CDS encoding Bcr/CflA family drug resistance efflux transporter; amino-acid sequence: MIKTAPVWLLLILLGFPQFSENIYSPALPTMAHALATSNTLAQWTLTLYFIGFAVGVFSFGRLSDHWGRRVAILSGLVVYALGALLCALSHSIDVLLFARLVQGFGGSACSVVGQAIAREALHDSQRHQFFSLSGVVLAVCITVGPFVGGYLTQWFGWESNFILLLVLGLAILCASSLRLPETRAKGMTVSAVWPVLKRMLCDVRVLSASGLVGIMNGILFSYYAQGPFVFIKMLHFTPIQFGRLGLLLAFSALSAGFVSRRLSKHLGYRALLILGGVLMLLCSAAMLSFVVLGWVSANHPVVSLVLIMLPMMGLVFTTYGFVTPIALGQALVHYKEALGTAGAVFGLSYYLLVSLITAAMAWLGHFGLVAMPAYFFGLSLVSLFLLYRLGRCLNA